One Candidatus Cardinium hertigii DNA window includes the following coding sequences:
- the murG gene encoding undecaprenyldiphospho-muramoylpentapeptide beta-N-acetylglucosaminyltransferase, with translation MRVVIGCGGTGGHIYPAIAIAAALKAQFSAVELLFVGANGGIEEAIVAAAGYQIVCLPIRGLQRKKWLCNIRLPFLILKSFYQARQIIKAFKPDVVVGTGGYVCFPTLLAAYSKGIPTLIQEQNSIAGLTNRLLARLVTKICTGYPSVSFSCAKEKIVVTGNPVRASLFATKNDQAAALRYFNLSSDKKCLLVVGGSGGSLQLNTTLLGGIGQLHAWDIQLLWITGNHYFQRIRDTLDNTYGFDPMVQCYPFLDHMGMAYTAADVVVSRAGALSIAELCVAQKPTILVPSPNVVGDHQTKNGVPLVEQGAVLCLQDQTCPRLLLPTIWALLQDEKQQSMLIKQMHTFACLHANALHRIVQEINNICLWKEAEP, from the coding sequence ATGCGTGTGGTAATTGGTTGTGGAGGAACAGGTGGGCATATTTATCCGGCAATTGCTATAGCAGCTGCACTTAAAGCGCAATTTTCAGCAGTAGAACTATTGTTTGTGGGTGCAAACGGAGGGATAGAGGAAGCTATCGTAGCCGCTGCAGGTTATCAGATCGTATGCTTACCTATTAGGGGTCTTCAAAGGAAGAAATGGCTTTGTAATATTCGATTGCCCTTTTTAATCCTAAAAAGTTTCTATCAAGCTAGGCAAATTATTAAGGCATTTAAGCCTGATGTAGTTGTTGGTACCGGTGGGTATGTTTGTTTTCCCACGTTATTGGCCGCTTATAGTAAGGGTATTCCTACGCTTATACAAGAACAGAATAGCATTGCTGGGTTGACCAATAGGTTACTTGCTCGATTGGTAACTAAAATTTGTACAGGCTATCCCTCCGTATCTTTTTCTTGTGCAAAAGAGAAAATAGTTGTTACAGGTAATCCGGTGCGTGCTTCCCTCTTTGCAACTAAAAATGATCAAGCAGCAGCGCTTCGCTATTTTAATTTATCATCTGATAAAAAATGTCTACTAGTAGTAGGGGGGAGTGGTGGTTCCTTGCAATTAAATACGACGTTATTAGGGGGCATAGGTCAATTGCATGCTTGGGATATCCAGCTGCTATGGATAACAGGGAACCACTATTTTCAAAGGATCCGGGATACCTTAGATAATACGTATGGGTTCGATCCTATGGTTCAATGCTATCCCTTTTTAGATCATATGGGAATGGCTTATACTGCAGCAGATGTGGTAGTTTCTAGAGCGGGTGCGCTCTCTATTGCAGAGTTGTGTGTGGCACAGAAGCCAACCATTCTCGTTCCCTCTCCCAATGTAGTAGGGGATCATCAAACCAAAAATGGTGTACCTTTGGTTGAACAGGGCGCTGTCTTATGCTTACAGGACCAAACATGTCCACGCTTACTTTTACCTACTATCTGGGCGCTACTACAAGATGAAAAACAGCAATCCATGTTAATCAAGCAAATGCATACCTTTGCGTGCTTACATGCCAATGCCTTACATAGGATTGTGCAAGAAATTAATAACATCTGCCTATGGAAAGAAGCCGAACCGTAA